In Corylus avellana chromosome ca8, CavTom2PMs-1.0, the genomic stretch TCACTTGGACACTGTAGGTGGATGGGTGCCCTGCAGACCCAGTCTTGGAACCATTGGCTTGGGATATGGCGTGGCTCTTTTTAATCTGGTGTACTCTGCGTTGGAGTTAAATGTAGCCTTTAAACTGTTGCGGGTTGCACAGCATGCGAGGATTTAGGTTTTATTGCGATTAGGACTTTGCAATAGTCTCTCATTGTGATTTCTGACATTGATTGCGGTAATATGTATTAATCAGAGCTGCTTAATTACGTCATTTGTATGTGCGACTTAAAATGAAATCCTGTTGTTTTAGATAGGGTCAGACAAATACGATGCTTGCTCTTAGAAGTTTTCAAGCAATCGGATTTACGTGCACAGGGCAAGATGCTAGTGCTCTTTTTGGTATCGGTTTGGTATCTGTTGCTTGCTATTTCGTTGTATGCTGGTGTAGCTTGATCGATCTAAAAATCTTGGGCAGTTTGAAATTGCTCGAGTTTATGTAGCGTGATTGAATCTAAAGCTTTATTGGGTCTGATAAGCCTGGAACAATTTCTTTAGAAACGTAGCCCGCAAGGAGACTGGTTTGATAGAGTTGGCCCAACTCTGTAAGACTTGTCTGGCACCCCGAAGCTCTGTTGCCCCTCCCACTTCGACTGTCCTTTATTCTGCCTTCTTGTAACCATAGTACGCCTAAATCTTTCTCACCTGACCCAAAATCTCACTGCACATAAGAGGGAGGTTATCAGTGACCATAACCATTTATTGTTGATAATTGTAAGTGCCACAGGTTTGAGAGTAATTTTAGGAGGCTTATTTGTGTTCTACAGttctactaagaatgatgtggttattaaaattattcttggatcaaaatttaataatgatcaattacaagtttaatggtgattttaatagtcatatcattcttagtaggacacaagtaggcctcTTAGAATTATTCTAGGTTTTACGACTTGATCCATGACCTTGTCCGCCAGGTTCATGTCGTTTTAGCCAACAATCAACTTGGTCCGTTTGGTTTGACTTGGCCCACCTGATTCTGGCCGTTTAACCTCACTATCCCATCTACCGGGTTCAAACCAGCCTGCCCTACTAGGGTTTGGGCTAGTTAGGCCGACCCATTGACCTAGTCTATTAAGAAACTCTACTCGGTTCACTAGGTTTTGGGCCGATTCACCCCAATTAGACTGCCCAAATTTGATTGTTGTGCCTTCTCTATTGTTCGCTAGACTATTTTACTAGTGATATTTTAAGAATGAAGTGCCTTTTAAATTCATCATTAGGGTTGTGAtcgatcactattgaattttgatcaaatgatgattttaaaagctatctTATTTTTGGAGGGACTAAGAGGGATTTATAGAATTATTCATGTTAGGCCTCTTTTAGCAACCTTACTGGCAACTCCTTCGACAACTTACCGCCTTTGTCTTCCGGCCACCACTATCACCAGTAGTTGCCTCTCTTTGGCAACCTTTGCTTATCAGGCATTATTGTCCTCTTGCCACTACTGTTGTTTGGCCACCACCTCTAATAGTCCTCAGTCATCTCCTCAAGTGGTCTTTTGGCCGCTTCCTACCGTTCTCCTCCGATCGCTACCTTTGGTGTCTCTTTGGCCATTGCCTCCACCAAACACTTTCATCAGCCTCCTTTGGCCACTACTGTAGGCGACTGTCCTCCTGCTGCCTTTCAAGCCCACTTGTCTAACTTTGCTTGCATAGTATTGCATCTTTTCTCATTTGAGTTCACATTCATCTTTGATTTCTTGCTGCATAGGATTATCAATAGCTTCATCAACGGTTTTGAAGGCCAATCTCACACTTAGATTTTAGTGTTGTCCGCACCAATCCagttccaacaaaaaaaaatcaatttcttattcaaactcaagtttaccCCTCAAGTTTGAAAGGAGATTTTAGGATAGACCTTATTCTATTTCCTTGTAGATTTATTCTCAGGGGCGGAACTAACAtttagaggtttttttttttttgttttgttttggggggtggggggttggTTGAAggataaaattctaattttaaagattttcttttgtttttggaaaacatGGTTAGTCCAAGGTTTCTTGTTTACCATTCCATaattctctataaataaagactATTGTAAtacaatttaatatatttcaatatattcaagatatagtcCTAACGATTTCATCAATTTCTCTATGTccttccacttttttttttgattatatatatatatacacactttaTAAGTGGTTCTAAGGAGCTTCATTGGTAACttgattaatctttttaaaatgataacaAAGACGTGAATAACGTTTTTCCTGAATcattatatatttatcaaaataactAATCCTGTAAAACGTGGCCAACAAATACAAAGTGCAATGGATGTCACTTAAATATGAGAGTCAACTCATGAGTTTCAAATAAGATTTTATGCCAAAAGAGGCAGAGCAGGGTACTAATAATTATAAGTAGTTCATAAACACTAAAGGATTCAGGATTAGGATATCATTCATAATCAAGGCTTTGTGTGGGtatgtaattaattaagagagcATATAGTGAAGAGAGCCATAGAAGGGAAGTTCATAAAAGCACCAGGAGTAATATTAGTTGTCACTCTGCATAAACTACAGATGCCACAAGCAGGCCTATCACTTGAAGCCACGTACAAAAGATTTACATGAAAAGCATGCAAACACTTGAATGAAATTAAGTTATGAGACTTCTTTTGACATGGCTTGTCAGAGATGTATTGATTGAGATATAGACATTCTCATGATGCATACATATTGTCATACATCCATCCATCCACATAAAAGACTTATGCTTCTGCAGTTCTGCTAGCTATTGCTTCTtccacatacatacatacatgcatacattGTCATTGATGGTGTCGATGATCAGCGTGGAAGAGCTCCACCTCTACCACAAAATTGACAGAGACATATTCTCTCGTCTTGTCACAAACTTTAACCGAGACCCTGCAGAATCCTTGGTTGTCATGGCTCTTTGGCTTTGGCTCGAAGACAAGAATTACCCAAACATTATTGTAAAAATGGTCGGGCTGCCTGATGCTCTTGTGGGTGCATTAGCAAATGAAGCTGTTTTATGCCTCAAGTGTCTAGAATCCAACCTTCCTCGCGCGGCTGCCGGTATTCCCCTAACTGCAGCACTTATGGAAAGAGACATATCTTTGCAAATGTTCACCCAAAACAAATTTTCTGCAATTACTGGGATAAAGAGTTTTCTCAACAACATTTGCTGCCATATTTTTACCGATATTCTACAACATGTTCTACCTCCTGCTGGCGCTAATTCACTAGCAAATCTGAACCACCCATTGTTTGGTGCCATCACAGTAGTACTTACGCCTGTGAGCAGTAGTACTGGTTTTTCTGCAGGAGGATTATGGGA encodes the following:
- the LOC132189621 gene encoding uncharacterized protein LOC132189621; the encoded protein is MISVEELHLYHKIDRDIFSRLVTNFNRDPAESLVVMALWLWLEDKNYPNIIVKMVGLPDALVGALANEAVLCLKCLESNLPRAAAGIPLTAALMERDISLQMFTQNKFSAITGIKSFLNNICCHIFTDILQHVLPPAGANSLANLNHPLFGAITVVLTPVSSSTGFSAGGLWDWQPADGHDVSEDDRTMFLTFSRGFPVLEEEVKELFTELFGDCVESVQMETVPSSEQPLYARMVLRSVTFVDRMLKGKRISKFRVNGKHIWARKYERRDQ